A single genomic interval of Candidatus Woesearchaeota archaeon harbors:
- a CDS encoding FAD-dependent oxidoreductase: MPLTEYKGKLTQIKDIGDNARHFVITFDQEFNFKAGQFLNLSFHDKDEDFMRPYSIASSSSNNKQVELCIKKIDTGKVTPHLFKKVEGDEVIIRGPFGLFTLEKCQKEKIVFIATGTGIAPFRSMTAEIIDKHLEKEIILIYGTRQEDKILYKEEFEKIEKENPNFKYVPIISRPTENWEGRKGYVQDNLDMIDVLNSEVYMCGLPAMIETTEQKLQEKGIPKELIHFEKF; encoded by the coding sequence ATGCCCCTAACAGAATACAAAGGAAAACTAACACAAATTAAAGACATTGGTGATAATGCTAGACATTTCGTAATAACATTTGACCAGGAATTCAATTTTAAAGCAGGTCAATTCTTAAATTTATCATTCCACGATAAAGATGAAGATTTTATGAGGCCTTATTCAATTGCTTCATCCTCATCAAACAACAAACAAGTTGAATTATGTATAAAGAAAATAGATACAGGAAAAGTAACCCCTCATCTTTTTAAAAAAGTTGAAGGAGATGAAGTCATAATCAGAGGACCTTTCGGATTATTTACACTCGAAAAATGTCAAAAAGAAAAAATTGTATTCATTGCAACAGGCACAGGAATTGCGCCATTTAGAAGCATGACTGCAGAAATAATTGACAAACATTTAGAAAAAGAAATAATACTAATCTATGGAACAAGACAAGAAGACAAAATCTTATACAAAGAAGAATTTGAAAAAATTGAAAAAGAAAATCCAAATTTCAAATATGTTCCTATAATATCAAGACCAACTGAAAACTGGGAAGGAAGAAAAGGATATGTTCAAGACAATTTAGACATGATTGATGTACTAAACTCAGAAGTTTATATGTGTGGGCTTCCAGCAATGATTGAAACTACTGAACAAAAATTACAAGAAAAAGGTATTCCTAAAGAATTAATCCATTTTGAAAAATTCTAA
- a CDS encoding TatD family hydrolase, whose protein sequence is MVYIDTHAHLDWNSFDSDREQLVKDMKSNNVIALTNTINYKNYMYTKGLFESNSDVVKVCPGLYPEDAQNISDEDFEEYLGIIKQEKDKFVLIGEVGLDKKYGDTEELFAKQVSRFRRIIELAIELDKPLSIHTRKAEIEVLNILREYVEKYKFTKFILHCFSGKKRLISEIKELKIYCSIPLIVLNTQSFRMLVEEMPISKLLAETDSPFLNPSKERNSSLNIPRVYEEIANIKGLDKIEIENIIYRNYVKLIM, encoded by the coding sequence ATGGTCTATATAGACACACATGCTCATTTGGATTGGAATAGTTTTGATTCTGATCGAGAGCAGTTAGTTAAAGATATGAAGAGTAATAATGTAATTGCTTTAACTAATACTATTAATTATAAGAATTATATGTATACTAAAGGGCTTTTTGAGTCTAATTCTGATGTAGTTAAAGTGTGTCCTGGACTTTATCCTGAAGATGCTCAAAATATTTCAGATGAGGATTTTGAAGAGTATTTAGGAATTATCAAACAAGAAAAGGACAAGTTTGTTTTAATTGGTGAAGTTGGGCTTGATAAAAAATATGGAGATACTGAGGAATTGTTTGCAAAGCAAGTCTCAAGATTCAGAAGAATTATCGAGCTTGCAATTGAACTGGATAAACCTTTGTCAATTCATACAAGAAAGGCTGAAATTGAAGTATTAAATATACTTAGAGAGTATGTCGAAAAATATAAGTTCACTAAATTTATTTTACACTGCTTTAGTGGGAAGAAAAGATTAATAAGTGAAATTAAAGAGTTAAAGATATATTGTTCAATTCCATTAATTGTTTTAAATACTCAAAGTTTTAGAATGTTAGTTGAGGAAATGCCTATATCAAAGTTATTAGCGGAAACAGATAGTCCTTTTTTGAATCCATCAAAGGAGCGAAATTCGTCGCTTAATATACCTCGAGTTTACGAGGAGATAGCAAATATTAAAGGTCTTGATAAGATTGAGATTGAAAATATTATTTATCGAAATTATGTGAAATTAATTATGTGA
- a CDS encoding DUF134 domain-containing protein, with protein sequence MVRPKRFRVVSGLPKFNYYKPSGVMLNELEEIIITVEGFEALKLKDYHNKSEIEASELMVVSQPTFNRLYVDTKQKLIKALVEGLAIRIEGGNYKMPNRDRTGPQGKGPKTGRGLGRCNKTNEDNSSQEENAKSNNDFVRGQGRGQGRNRD encoded by the coding sequence GTGGTAAGACCAAAAAGATTTAGAGTTGTTAGCGGATTGCCTAAGTTTAATTATTATAAACCAAGTGGAGTTATGCTTAACGAATTAGAGGAAATAATAATTACTGTAGAAGGTTTTGAAGCTTTAAAGTTAAAAGACTATCATAATAAATCGGAGATAGAAGCTTCAGAATTAATGGTAGTTTCACAACCAACTTTTAATAGGCTTTATGTAGATACTAAACAAAAATTAATTAAGGCCTTAGTTGAAGGACTTGCTATTAGAATTGAAGGAGGAAATTATAAAATGCCAAATAGGGATAGAACCGGACCGCAAGGAAAAGGACCTAAAACTGGAAGAGGTTTAGGTCGTTGCAATAAAACAAATGAAGATAATTCTTCGCAAGAAGAAAATGCTAAATCAAATAATGATTTTGTTAGAGGCCAAGGTAGAGGTCAAGGAAGAAATAGAGATTAA
- a CDS encoding methyltransferase domain-containing protein, with protein MKDFQEITKKTYNTVAENWDKKRQYYWKPVVEFIESFENKNDLKFLDLGCGTGRHLELAQKKGFKKENIFGSDYSKGQLEVVKQKGFQTILSDMQNLEIKDKEFDSIVCIAAHHHLLEKKTQLQSLKEMKRILNEDGKILLANWFPEKDFVDQQIQKGKFLFENENKQIVKVFFISENKKHDRYYYLFKETELIELCKEADFTITKREYNKGNLYLTLN; from the coding sequence ATGAAAGACTTTCAAGAAATAACAAAAAAAACATACAACACTGTAGCAGAGAATTGGGATAAAAAAAGACAATATTATTGGAAACCAGTTGTAGAATTTATTGAAAGTTTTGAAAATAAAAATGATTTAAAATTTTTAGACCTTGGGTGTGGAACAGGAAGACATTTAGAACTTGCTCAAAAAAAAGGCTTTAAAAAAGAAAACATATTCGGATCAGACTATTCTAAAGGACAATTAGAAGTTGTAAAACAAAAAGGATTTCAAACAATTCTCTCTGATATGCAAAATCTAGAAATAAAAGATAAAGAATTTGACTCAATAGTTTGCATTGCAGCGCACCACCATTTATTAGAAAAAAAAACACAACTACAATCTCTAAAAGAGATGAAAAGAATCCTAAATGAAGATGGGAAAATCTTATTGGCAAATTGGTTTCCAGAAAAAGATTTTGTAGACCAGCAAATACAAAAAGGCAAATTTTTATTCGAGAATGAAAATAAGCAAATAGTCAAAGTATTTTTCATTTCTGAAAATAAGAAACATGATAGGTATTATTATTTGTTTAAAGAAACTGAATTAATTGAGTTATGCAAAGAAGCTGATTTTACAATAACTAAAAGAGAATATAACAAAGGTAATCTATATTTAACATTAAACTAA
- a CDS encoding 50S ribosome-binding GTPase: MFNIPRIEKPTFYIDQAMNDMQQYAQKERNNIEERYEKNKNPKQKEKSGEEIRLNKRKALELQKIRHLNDKVNIALKKIILKYPKFRRVEDIYKKLIDTNEHSVATIEDALKRLNWIASTVDELTQKTEEKIKKARTQETTGFLMKKYLGRVNSLFSKNKEFFKILEESRRFMNKMPTFEDLYTTSIGGFPNVGKSTLMNKLTGSKVEIQNYPFTTKGLMFSYIKVNDNKIIQLIDTPGLLGRENKSNNIEKRAQIILTQYSDSIVFVLDFTETCGFSISQQLKLLKETKASEKPIVLYLSKTDIFDGEANELKEDSKIALKKYEVFEDPKKLRDYLIKQRIKDQKFNVNEIKTIK; encoded by the coding sequence ATGTTTAATATACCAAGAATCGAAAAACCTACTTTCTATATCGATCAAGCAATGAATGATATGCAACAATATGCTCAAAAAGAAAGAAATAATATTGAAGAAAGATATGAAAAGAATAAAAATCCTAAACAAAAAGAAAAATCTGGAGAAGAAATAAGACTAAATAAAAGAAAAGCCTTAGAACTTCAAAAAATCAGGCATTTAAATGACAAAGTAAATATTGCCTTAAAAAAAATAATTCTGAAATATCCTAAATTTAGAAGAGTAGAAGACATCTACAAAAAACTAATCGACACTAATGAGCACAGCGTAGCAACAATTGAAGATGCACTTAAAAGATTAAATTGGATTGCTTCAACAGTAGATGAACTTACTCAAAAAACTGAAGAAAAAATTAAAAAAGCAAGAACTCAAGAAACAACTGGCTTCTTAATGAAAAAATACCTTGGAAGAGTTAATTCATTATTTTCAAAAAACAAAGAATTCTTTAAAATATTAGAAGAATCCAGAAGATTTATGAATAAAATGCCAACTTTTGAAGACTTATACACAACTTCAATTGGAGGATTCCCAAATGTAGGAAAATCAACTTTAATGAACAAATTAACAGGTTCAAAAGTTGAAATTCAAAATTATCCATTCACAACAAAAGGTTTAATGTTTAGTTACATCAAAGTTAATGATAATAAAATAATTCAATTAATTGACACTCCAGGTCTTCTAGGAAGAGAAAACAAATCAAATAACATTGAAAAAAGAGCTCAAATAATTCTAACACAATACTCTGACTCCATAGTATTTGTGCTAGACTTTACTGAAACTTGTGGATTTTCAATAAGTCAACAATTAAAATTATTAAAAGAAACTAAAGCTTCAGAAAAACCAATCGTACTATACTTATCAAAAACAGACATTTTTGATGGTGAAGCTAATGAATTAAAAGAAGATTCGAAAATTGCTCTAAAAAAATACGAAGTATTTGAAGATCCAAAAAAATTAAGAGATTATTTAATCAAACAAAGAATTAAAGATCAAAAATTTAATGTGAACGAAATAAAAACAATTAAATAA
- a CDS encoding glutaredoxin, producing MAKIVIYTKIGSSFCEMSKSMFNNLSEVFEEIIVNGKQEVIAELFSRTKSMTFPQIFISGEFIGGYEELRILYDSGELFAKLKK from the coding sequence ATGGCAAAAATTGTAATTTATACTAAAATTGGATCTTCTTTTTGCGAGATGTCTAAATCTATGTTTAATAATTTAAGTGAAGTTTTTGAGGAGATTATTGTTAATGGTAAGCAAGAAGTCATAGCTGAACTTTTTAGTCGAACCAAGTCAATGACATTTCCTCAAATCTTTATTTCTGGAGAATTTATTGGTGGTTATGAGGAATTAAGAATACTTTATGATTCTGGGGAACTTTTTGCAAAATTGAAGAAGTAA
- a CDS encoding class I SAM-dependent methyltransferase gives MKKESKTLNYYNAIAKGYKNLYHEEQILKINKIKQFLPEKGTILDLGSGDGILNQFLNKEIKIISFDLSFELLKINKNKNKIQGSILNIPFKNESFKYISSFTVFQDIPDKKKAIQETKRILKKEGILILSFLHLTKGIDILIKEIKSNFRIIEEIKEEKDYIFILQKK, from the coding sequence GTGAAAAAAGAATCTAAAACACTCAACTATTACAATGCAATAGCTAAAGGATACAAAAATTTATATCACGAAGAACAAATTCTAAAAATAAACAAAATAAAACAATTCTTACCTGAAAAAGGAACTATCCTTGATTTAGGTTCAGGTGATGGAATATTAAATCAATTTCTAAACAAAGAAATAAAAATTATCTCTTTTGATTTAAGTTTCGAACTTCTAAAAATAAACAAAAATAAAAATAAAATTCAAGGATCAATTCTAAATATCCCATTCAAAAATGAATCGTTCAAATACATTTCCTCATTTACAGTATTTCAAGACATACCCGATAAAAAAAAAGCAATACAAGAAACAAAAAGAATTCTAAAAAAAGAAGGAATTTTAATATTAAGTTTTTTACACCTTACAAAAGGGATAGACATTTTAATTAAAGAAATAAAATCCAACTTCAGAATTATAGAAGAAATAAAAGAAGAAAAAGATTATATATTTATATTACAAAAAAAATAA
- the topA gene encoding DNA topoisomerase I, translating into MYELIISEKPQAAEKIAKALADSSPKKIREHNVNYFSLTHKGKEIRVASAVGHLYILGEKGGESWEYPIFDTEWKPIFKVNKSAGYTADYIRLLTDLGKEANEVTVAADFDIEGEVIGLNVVRFALGRKDANRMKFSSLTKDALVKSYEEKQDHLEWGQAKAGETRHNLDWFYGINLSRAFTQSIKKGTNQFKVLSTGRVQAPALHFLANRERDIAKFIPEAYSEIYLDGLCKDTPIKAQYEDEKNTTISNKTKKVEKSKIFDEEFAKKVAQETTGKDGKITAIEAKKFTQAVPTPFDLTSLQMEASTMLGYSPKRTLEIAQKLYIEGITSYPRTSSQKLPAELELKKVIEKLAAQPIYREKAKIVLEINPQIKPNEGKKTDPAHPAIHPTGEVPKKLEGQEAKLYDLIVKRFFSIFGKPAVRETNTVKIDVNSHQFMLKGTRTLERNWHDLYEPYLKFEEVELPTLENGAQVINKGIDKVDKETSPPKRYTDASIIKELEKRGLGTKATRAEILSSLRDRGYVVDKSIKVTELGLEMDDVLKKETPDLIDEKLTRQFDEEMEAIREGKATPENILKIARTKLEKVLGDIKKNEVDIGQKLAKASKIVEVERATVGKCPNCENGILMIRSAKKTGQKFVGCNGYPECKTIFKLPQVPVVKTLTDQPDEEGNIFVFAGKSEGKMRKVLINPKPEDLANMPKTYKEEGMTCPTCEKGQMALRKSFYGEFLGCNNYPECKTMMKITHGSVDTTPISPKPKKAPAKKKEPAKKKAPAKETKSKKE; encoded by the coding sequence ATGTATGAATTAATTATTTCTGAAAAACCACAGGCAGCAGAAAAGATTGCAAAAGCACTTGCAGACTCTTCTCCTAAGAAAATAAGAGAACACAATGTAAACTATTTTTCCCTAACACACAAAGGTAAAGAGATTAGAGTAGCCTCAGCAGTAGGCCACTTATACATCCTTGGAGAAAAGGGCGGAGAATCTTGGGAATATCCTATTTTTGATACAGAATGGAAACCTATATTCAAAGTAAACAAATCAGCTGGATACACTGCAGACTACATAAGACTACTTACTGACTTAGGAAAAGAAGCTAATGAAGTAACAGTAGCTGCCGACTTTGATATCGAAGGAGAAGTTATTGGTTTAAATGTAGTAAGATTCGCATTAGGAAGAAAGGATGCAAATAGAATGAAATTTTCATCTCTAACAAAAGATGCATTAGTTAAATCCTATGAAGAAAAACAAGACCATTTAGAATGGGGTCAAGCAAAAGCAGGAGAAACTAGACATAACCTTGATTGGTTCTATGGTATCAATCTATCAAGAGCTTTCACTCAAAGTATCAAGAAAGGAACAAACCAATTTAAAGTTCTCTCAACTGGAAGAGTACAAGCTCCAGCACTTCATTTCCTAGCCAATAGAGAAAGAGATATTGCTAAATTCATTCCTGAAGCATATTCTGAAATATATTTAGATGGACTTTGTAAAGATACTCCTATTAAAGCTCAATATGAAGATGAAAAAAATACTACAATTTCGAATAAAACTAAAAAAGTAGAAAAAAGTAAAATCTTTGATGAAGAATTTGCAAAGAAAGTTGCTCAAGAAACAACTGGAAAGGATGGTAAAATTACTGCAATTGAGGCTAAAAAATTTACGCAAGCAGTACCAACTCCTTTTGATTTGACCTCACTTCAAATGGAAGCATCCACAATGCTTGGATATTCTCCTAAAAGAACTCTTGAGATTGCTCAAAAGTTATATATCGAAGGAATTACATCATACCCTAGAACATCTTCCCAAAAACTTCCTGCTGAATTAGAATTAAAGAAAGTAATTGAAAAATTAGCTGCCCAACCTATATATAGAGAAAAAGCAAAAATTGTTCTTGAAATAAATCCTCAAATCAAACCAAATGAAGGTAAGAAAACAGACCCAGCCCATCCTGCAATTCATCCAACTGGAGAAGTTCCTAAGAAATTAGAAGGACAAGAAGCAAAATTATACGATTTAATTGTTAAAAGATTCTTCTCAATATTTGGTAAACCTGCAGTAAGAGAAACTAATACTGTTAAAATCGATGTAAATTCTCACCAATTCATGCTAAAAGGAACAAGAACTCTTGAAAGAAACTGGCATGACTTATACGAGCCATATTTAAAATTTGAAGAAGTAGAACTTCCAACACTAGAAAATGGAGCTCAAGTAATCAATAAAGGAATTGACAAAGTTGACAAAGAAACTTCTCCTCCAAAAAGATATACTGACGCATCAATCATTAAAGAACTAGAGAAAAGAGGTTTAGGAACAAAAGCAACCAGAGCTGAAATCCTGTCAAGTTTAAGAGATAGAGGGTATGTTGTTGACAAATCCATAAAAGTAACTGAATTGGGGCTTGAGATGGACGATGTGCTAAAAAAAGAGACTCCTGATCTAATTGATGAGAAACTTACCAGACAATTCGATGAAGAAATGGAAGCAATCAGAGAAGGAAAAGCAACTCCAGAAAATATTTTAAAGATTGCTAGAACTAAATTAGAAAAAGTTCTTGGCGACATTAAAAAAAATGAAGTTGATATTGGACAAAAACTTGCCAAAGCTTCAAAGATTGTAGAAGTTGAAAGAGCAACAGTTGGAAAATGTCCTAATTGTGAAAATGGAATCCTAATGATCAGATCTGCAAAAAAAACAGGACAAAAATTTGTTGGATGTAATGGGTATCCAGAATGTAAAACAATATTCAAACTCCCTCAAGTGCCTGTAGTTAAAACTTTAACAGACCAACCTGATGAAGAGGGAAATATCTTTGTATTTGCAGGAAAATCTGAAGGGAAAATGAGAAAAGTATTAATTAATCCTAAACCTGAAGATCTTGCCAATATGCCAAAAACTTACAAAGAAGAAGGAATGACTTGTCCAACATGTGAAAAGGGTCAAATGGCTCTTAGAAAAAGTTTCTATGGTGAATTTTTAGGATGTAATAATTATCCTGAATGTAAAACAATGATGAAAATAACTCATGGTTCAGTGGACACAACTCCAATTAGTCCTAAACCTAAAAAAGCTCCTGCTAAGAAAAAGGAACCAGCAAAGAAAAAAGCGCCTGCTAAAGAAACTAAATCTAAAAAAGAATAA
- a CDS encoding RimK family alpha-L-glutamate ligase yields MGLKFGLISLGSVSSKMLLEEAKNYFDVVDHIDLRKIEIKLDTKTTVLCDGEPLKEYDCLYMKGSYRYSTLLYGLSEVFKDKCFVPLDSNAHIIAHNKFMTQLFFAKNKNLKMPGTYFAAKVSETKQFLKTLNYPMILKFPTGTHGKGVIFTESYQSASSMIDALDIFKQPAIIQDYIDIRSDIRVIVAGDKIIGSMRRIAKDGEIRANAHQGGNAEPYVVTSQIKSMCLESAKMIKAGICAVDIIESDYGPLILEINTSPGLQKITEVTKKNIAGEMAKYLFEETEKLKTGKDKVKTKDMMSDLGVSEIGSRDIETELIIRNNKIVLPEFVYKMSKFMEGEDVTIRISNDKIEILRN; encoded by the coding sequence ATGGGATTAAAATTTGGTCTAATTAGTTTGGGAAGTGTTTCTTCTAAGATGCTTTTAGAGGAGGCTAAAAATTATTTTGATGTTGTTGATCATATTGATTTGAGAAAGATTGAAATCAAACTTGATACGAAAACTACTGTATTGTGTGATGGAGAACCATTAAAGGAGTATGACTGTTTGTATATGAAAGGGAGTTATAGGTATTCTACTCTTTTGTATGGTTTAAGTGAAGTTTTTAAGGATAAATGTTTTGTTCCTCTTGATTCTAATGCACATATTATTGCTCATAATAAATTTATGACTCAGTTATTTTTTGCAAAGAATAAGAATTTAAAAATGCCTGGAACTTATTTTGCTGCAAAGGTTTCTGAGACTAAACAATTTTTGAAGACTCTTAATTATCCAATGATTTTAAAATTCCCTACAGGAACGCATGGAAAAGGAGTAATTTTTACTGAGAGTTATCAGTCTGCTTCTTCAATGATTGATGCATTAGATATATTTAAGCAACCTGCAATTATTCAAGATTATATTGATATTAGATCTGACATTAGAGTTATTGTTGCTGGTGATAAGATTATTGGTTCTATGAGGAGAATTGCAAAGGATGGTGAGATTAGGGCAAATGCTCATCAAGGTGGGAATGCAGAACCTTATGTTGTGACTAGTCAAATTAAGAGTATGTGTTTAGAGTCTGCAAAGATGATTAAAGCAGGAATTTGCGCAGTAGATATTATTGAGAGTGATTATGGTCCACTTATTTTAGAGATTAATACTTCTCCTGGTCTTCAAAAAATTACTGAAGTTACAAAAAAAAATATTGCTGGTGAGATGGCAAAATATTTGTTTGAGGAAACTGAGAAGTTAAAGACTGGAAAAGATAAAGTTAAAACTAAGGATATGATGTCAGATTTGGGTGTTTCAGAGATTGGTTCTAGAGATATTGAGACTGAACTAATTATTAGGAATAATAAAATTGTACTCCCTGAATTTGTGTATAAGATGTCTAAATTTATGGAAGGAGAAGATGTTACTATTAGAATTTCTAATGATAAAATAGAGATTCTCAGAAATTGA
- the gyrB gene encoding DNA topoisomerase (ATP-hydrolyzing) subunit B, whose translation MSNSNYGAGNIKVLKGLEAVRKRPGMYIGGTGVDGLHHLVKELVDNSIDEALAGHCDKINITIHTDNSVTVKDNGRGIPVDKHKEGKSAVEIVFTVLHAGGKFDKDSYKVSGGLHGVGSSVVNALSTNLTAKIYKDGFEYQIDFENQKSKEGLRQIGETKQSGTEVTFWPDASIFETIEFDYKTMKKRYREFAFLNSNVTIVFTDERNNKEEVFHYEGGLSEFVEYIIGSNKKVIKDVIAITGEKEDVQVDVALTYTDSYNETLDGFVNNISTPGGGTHMSGFKLGITKAIKDYLALHGKAADKKLNLSGDDIREGITAIVSVKVPEPQFEGQTKDKLGNPEVQNIVSTIFFEQFYTYLDENPKAAQTIIEKASQSQKAREAARKARDLVRRKNVLEFSSLPGKLADCSSKKPEECEIFIVEGDSAGGSAKQGRLRETQAILPLKGKIINVEKARLVKVLENEEIKTLISAMGTGFGENFDAEKLRYHKIVIMTDADVDGAHIATLLLTLFFRHLKELILRGHVYLAMPPLYKVKKGRSEKYLYNEFELDQYKEENKDEKFEIQRYKGLGEMNPDQLWDTTLDPEKRFIKKISIEDAIDAEMVFSMLMGDKVEPRRDFIIENAEFAKDLDI comes from the coding sequence ATGAGTAATAGTAATTATGGAGCTGGCAACATTAAAGTTCTAAAAGGCCTTGAAGCCGTAAGAAAAAGACCGGGTATGTATATTGGTGGAACAGGAGTTGATGGTCTTCATCATCTTGTTAAAGAATTAGTTGATAATTCAATAGATGAGGCCCTAGCAGGGCATTGTGATAAAATTAACATTACAATTCATACAGATAATTCTGTAACTGTAAAAGATAATGGAAGAGGAATTCCAGTAGATAAACACAAAGAAGGGAAATCTGCAGTAGAAATTGTGTTCACTGTTCTTCATGCTGGAGGAAAATTTGATAAAGACTCATATAAAGTCTCAGGTGGTCTTCATGGAGTAGGATCTTCAGTTGTAAATGCTCTATCAACAAATTTGACTGCAAAAATTTACAAAGATGGATTTGAATACCAAATCGATTTTGAAAATCAAAAATCCAAAGAAGGTTTAAGACAAATAGGGGAAACTAAGCAAAGTGGAACCGAAGTTACATTCTGGCCAGATGCATCTATTTTTGAAACTATTGAATTTGATTACAAAACTATGAAAAAGAGGTATAGAGAATTTGCATTCTTAAACTCTAATGTAACAATTGTATTCACAGATGAAAGAAACAATAAAGAAGAAGTATTCCACTACGAGGGTGGACTTAGTGAATTTGTAGAATACATTATTGGAAGCAATAAAAAAGTAATCAAAGATGTAATTGCAATTACTGGAGAAAAAGAAGATGTACAAGTAGATGTAGCATTAACATATACAGACTCATACAATGAAACTCTTGATGGATTTGTAAATAACATCTCAACTCCTGGTGGAGGAACTCATATGTCAGGATTTAAACTAGGAATCACTAAAGCAATTAAAGATTATCTAGCTCTACATGGTAAAGCTGCTGATAAAAAATTAAATCTTAGTGGAGACGATATAAGAGAAGGAATCACTGCAATCGTTTCAGTAAAAGTTCCAGAACCTCAATTTGAAGGTCAGACAAAAGATAAATTAGGTAATCCTGAAGTTCAAAACATTGTATCAACAATTTTCTTTGAACAATTCTATACATACCTAGATGAAAATCCTAAAGCTGCTCAAACTATAATTGAAAAAGCATCTCAATCACAAAAAGCAAGAGAAGCTGCAAGAAAAGCAAGAGATTTGGTAAGAAGGAAAAATGTTTTAGAATTCTCTTCATTACCTGGAAAACTTGCAGACTGTTCATCAAAAAAACCTGAAGAATGTGAAATATTCATCGTAGAGGGAGACTCTGCAGGTGGAAGCGCTAAACAAGGAAGACTAAGAGAAACACAAGCAATCCTTCCTCTAAAAGGAAAAATCATCAATGTTGAAAAAGCAAGACTAGTAAAAGTTTTAGAAAATGAAGAAATCAAAACACTAATTAGTGCTATGGGAACTGGATTTGGAGAAAACTTCGATGCTGAAAAATTAAGATATCACAAGATTGTAATAATGACGGATGCAGATGTTGATGGTGCTCATATCGCAACTTTATTATTAACTCTATTCTTTAGACATCTAAAAGAATTAATATTAAGAGGACATGTATATTTGGCAATGCCCCCATTATATAAAGTTAAAAAAGGAAGATCAGAAAAATATCTCTACAACGAATTTGAGTTAGATCAATACAAAGAAGAAAATAAAGATGAAAAATTTGAAATTCAAAGATATAAAGGTTTAGGAGAAATGAACCCTGACCAACTATGGGACACGACTCTAGATCCTGAAAAAAGATTCATTAAGAAAATCTCAATTGAAGATGCAATCGATGCTGAAATGGTATTCTCAATGTTAATGGGAGACAAAGTAGAACCAAGAAGAGACTTCATCATCGAAAATGCTGAATTCGCAAAAGATTTAGATATTTAA
- a CDS encoding RimK/LysX family protein, protein MVKKKERLVIGLVETVILEGKKYKAKIDTGADSSSIDESIAFKLGSKEIVSHKIIRSALGRVRRPTVMIDIEFQGKIFHEKITIANRTNLKYKILIGQDILKREGFLIDPNK, encoded by the coding sequence ATGGTAAAAAAAAAAGAGAGGTTGGTGATTGGTCTTGTTGAGACAGTTATTTTAGAAGGTAAGAAGTATAAAGCAAAGATTGATACTGGTGCGGATTCTTCTTCAATTGATGAGAGTATAGCTTTTAAATTGGGTTCTAAGGAGATAGTATCTCATAAAATAATTAGGTCTGCTTTAGGGAGAGTTAGAAGGCCTACAGTTATGATTGATATTGAGTTTCAAGGTAAAATTTTTCATGAGAAGATTACAATTGCTAATCGGACTAATCTTAAATATAAAATTTTAATTGGACAAGATATTTTGAAGAGAGAAGGATTTTTGATTGATCCAAATAAATAA